From Trichoderma atroviride chromosome 1, complete sequence, one genomic window encodes:
- a CDS encoding uncharacterized protein (TransMembrane:12 (i51-69o75-94i101-119o131-153i160-180o186-206i274-295o325-350i370-393o399-420i440-459o471-491i)) yields the protein MGYRQDYNPEGLPDEAKKDRNDPLAVTTDDLEGSTHILQDRLRRSLSARQVQMIAIGGTIGTGLFLGTGKSLATGGPASMLICYAIVGFIVFVTMLSLGEMAAFLPVAGSFCTFAGRFVDDAFGFALTWNYWFNDAVSTASDLVALQLVLQYWTDHFPGWALSLIFWFVLIAVNIATVRAYGELEYWLSLLKVITIVVFIVMGIVVNCGGNAQGHYIGGENWHIPGAPFVGGIGGFASVFVTASFAYGGTESIAITAGETKNPTKTMPKVVKNVFWRILLFYILSVLLIGLNIPYDYPGLNSKNTRTSPFTLVFQMTGAKAAGSVINAVILTSVLSAGNHALFAGTRLLYTLAMEGHAPKVFGKLNRHQVPWVAVLATGFVSGLCFGSSFIGAGQLWNWLQNLVGVSNQLSWIAIGITSLRFRAAIARQGKTHLLPFKNWTYPFGPWIAVVLNSFLVLIQGWSCFSPKFDGVSFVSFYIELPIMLVMYLGWKVLKRTKFVHLDEMDLETDVHTAEEQVEEEEKGWKAKAKSAFGWLF from the exons ATGGGCTATCGCCAAGACTATAACCCCGAGGGGTTGCCcgacgaggccaagaaggatcgCAATGACCCTCTCGCGGTAACGACCGACGACCTCGAAGGCTCGACACACATTCTCCAGGACCGTCTACGTCGGTCTCTTTCAGCGCGCCAGGTCCAGATGATTGCCATTGGAGGCACCATTGGAACCGGTCTCTTTCTCGGCACCGGCAAGTCGCTGGCCACTGGCGGTCCAGCCTCGATGCTCATCTGCTACGCCATTgtcggcttcatcgtctttgtgACGATGCTCAGCTTGGGAGAGATGGCGGCCTTTTTGCCAGTGGCGGGTAGTTTCTGTACATTTGCGGG TCGCTTTGTCGATGACGCTTTTGGCTTTGCCCTGACTTGGAATTACTGGTTCAACGACGCCGTCTCAACAGCCTCCGATTTGGTTGCGCTTCAGCTTGTGTTGCAGTACTGGACGGATCACTTTCCGGGGTGGGCTCTCAGTTTGATATTCTGGTTTGTTTTGATTGCGGTCAACATTGCTACCGTGCGCGCATACGGCGAG CTCGAATACTGGTTGAGTTTGCTCAAAGTCATTACGATTGTG GTCTTCATTGTCATGGGAATCGTTGTCAACTGCGGTGGCAATGCCCAGGGCCATTACATTGGTGGTGAAAACTGGCATATCCCAGGTGCTCCTTTTGTTGGTGGCATCGGTGGCTTCGCCTCTGTCTTTGTCACTGCTTCTTTTGCCT ATGGTGGTACCGAATCCATCGCCATTACCGCCGGTGAGACCAAGAACCCTACGAAAACCATGCCCAAGGTGGTGAAGAATGTCTTTTGGCgaatcctcctcttcta TATCCTCTCTGTTCTTCTCATCGGCCTCAACATCCCCTACGACTACCCCGGCCTCAACTCCAAGAACACACGCACCTCGCCCTTTACCCTCGTTTTCCAAATGACGGGAGCCAAGGCTGCCGGCAGTGTtatcaacgccgtcatcCTGACCAGTGTTTTGTCGGCCGGCAACCACGCCTTGTTCGCCGGAACAAGATTGCTCTACACGCTGGCCATGGAGGGCCATGCGCCCAAGGTCTTTGGCAAGCTCAACAGACACCAGGTGCCTTGGGTGGCTGTTCTCGCCACTGGCTTTGTTTCTGGCCTCTGCTTCGGCTCCAGCTTCATTGGCGCGGGCCAACTTTGGAACTGGCTGCAAAA TCTCGTCGGTGTCTCCAACCAGCTCAGCTGGATCGCCATCGGCATCACTTCGCTTCGCTTCCGTGCCGCCATTGCCCGCCAAGGCAAGACGCATCTGCTGCCATTCAAGAACTGGACGTATCCGTTCGGCCCGTGGATTGCCGTCGTGCTCAACTCGTTTCTCGTGCTCATCCAGGGATGGAGCTGCTTCAGCCCCAAATTCGACGGCGTCAGCTTCGTCAGCTTCTACATTGAGctgcccatcatgctggTCATGTACCTCGGCTGGAAAGTCCTCAAGCGCACCAAGTTTGTGCACC